TGCTCGTAAAAAGCAATGTGTGCTTTTGCCATGTTGGCACCACTTGTGCCGTACCTAACCACATCCATTCCCGGCACAAAATGTACCTCAAATATCCCGCCAAAAAGCGACACAGGGACATAGTCAGGCGTCTCGAAATTCAAGGCCGCCTCAAACCGTTGCATCGGTGTCATTTCCATCTTTTAATCAACCCCCCTTGCGAAATTTTAGCGCACAACTAATTTATATACGCTTGCTTCACAAAACACGTCAATCTTGGTCATTTAGGAAAAAAGAGGAGATCAGAAATTACGAGAAGAAACCGTGACACGTCAAGATTCGACTTTGCTCAGAATGATCCTCGCATCCGCGACTTTAACGCCCCTCGCATTGCCAAAAATAGGATTGAGGTCCATTTCGTCGATTTCATCAAAATCACAAAGCAATCGAGAGACAGCGATCAAAGTGGAAACAATACCGTTTATATCGACCTTCTCACTTCCCCGGTATCCTTCAATCAGTTTCTTCCCCTTCAGTTCAGAAATCATTTCGAGTGCATCAATCTCCTCAATTGGGACAAGCCTGTATGAAACGTCCCTGAAGACCTCGACGTTAATACCACCAATCCCAAACATGATCATCTGGCCAAACTGTGCATCCTTCATAGACCCGATGATCATCTCATGTCCACGCACCATCTCGGACACGAGGACGCCACGGAGATCGAAATTCCCCAGTCTTTTTCTTGCGCTTGAAACCATTTCATCGAATGCCGACTTAACATTTTCATCGTTTGCGAGATTTAGCCGAACGCCGCCGTATTCAGTCTTGTGAATAATCTGGGGCGAGACAATCTTCATCGCAACGGGATAACCAATTCTTCTTGCAGCATGAACGGCTTCATCAGGAGTCCTACAAAAAATATCTTGCGTGACCGAGATTCCGTATGATTTTAAAATAGCTTTTGTCTCATGCTCTAGCATGAAGTTTCTACCCTCATCTCGGGCCATTTTGATCAAATTGGCGGCTTCCTCCGTCATGTGCTTACCTTCCCTCAAAACTGATTGCTCTTCGCTTCAAAAATTCAACATATCCATAAATTGCACCAACAGCCCTCGCTGTTCGTTCTGGCCAGTCAAAACACGGAACACGGTTTTTCTGCAAAATGTCCATATTTCCCTGAGCGCTTCGAACTGAGACCCAACAAACGTATGTCGGTTTCTTGTAATCTGATGCGAGACATTCATTTACAGTATCTGCAACTGCCTGGCATACCTCCGGCATCATTGCCGCCCGCTGCAATATAATTGGTATGATGATGTCGACTTCGTTAGATTCATAAAGAATTTTGATAATCCTTGAATAAAGTTCGACGAACCTTGGCCAGACAGGTGTCATATCGACAGGATTTCTTGCGCTTGCATACGGTGGGATCAGCTCCTTAATTTTTTCTTGAGTCTCTGCAGAAAGTTCTGGAACAACGAGTCCAGCTTCTTCACACAGATCAGCAAGTTCAACCCCTGTGCCGCCGGAATTCGTCACGATGCCGACTCTCGGCCCTCTCGGAAGAGGTTGCCAGTCAAGGCCCTTCGCGATGTTGATAAGGTCCATTCCGTTCCTCGCGAAGATGATGCCTG
This region of Methanomassiliicoccales archaeon genomic DNA includes:
- a CDS encoding acetate--CoA ligase family protein is translated as MTEEAANLIKMARDEGRNFMLEHETKAILKSYGISVTQDIFCRTPDEAVHAARRIGYPVAMKIVSPQIIHKTEYGGVRLNLANDENVKSAFDEMVSSARKRLGNFDLRGVLVSEMVRGHEMIIGSMKDAQFGQMIMFGIGGINVEVFRDVSYRLVPIEEIDALEMISELKGKKLIEGYRGSEKVDINGIVSTLIAVSRLLCDFDEIDEMDLNPIFGNARGVKVADARIILSKVES